The genomic interval TCACATAACGGATTAAATCCTCCAAGCGAAGGTCGAACCCACActggttaggggcaagtgatttgaaagtaGCGATTATGAGTGATTTTGAGGCACCTCAAAACATAAGGAGCATGATACATAACTTATGTTACCTAAAAAGCATCTAACCTAATTTCGATGTTTTATGATCTTGGGTTATTTAAGCAATAACGGTACAAGTTACAATGTATCGTTAAGATGTCACATGCCTCTTAGACTGTTTACTTATGTATATATCTGTCAGTCTTATCTCAAAGCGTAAACATGAGCTTGAAAGTATGCTGCAAGGGTCCTCTTAACTTTAGCTTCAAACATTCTGATAACTATTGATTTACCGCCAATTTACCAAATATAGTTAAAGACCCAACACGAACCTATTATAGCGCTGAGTTTACAGCTATAGTATTTTAACCCCCGCTGAATTAGTAACCATTTTGGAAAGGACataaaaaacatacataaaataccAAACCAAGTAAAGACATGTCTTCATTTTGAAAGTTGGACTTACTCCTCTAATCCAACATGGTCAAATACATAAGCAATATAGtaaggcccacaacaaaaaattGAAGTCAGTAGGAGCATTTAAAATTCaaaccaaaaaagaaaacattatttagtTGCAGGACCTGTACAAGAAATGAGATTAGGCTACTAAAACACATTCAGAAAAACACAAAAAGCACATTGcagtttataaatacatgtagtcTGCTTCCTGAATTTTTGTTTGCAATACGTGTCAATATagttatttcttaaacataattGATATTATGTAATAGTAACAGTTAACTCTTCAACGGAAGGACTGTTTACTAATGTTGGTAaagtttttgacccgaccctACTACTAAAATCACTTAATTGTGTTTTTCGTAGGGCGCTACGCGGGTATTATGTGTAAACTTGTATTTAAACTATTACAAATATGATAtagaaataacaaattttaatgtACAGTTTTAGtctatttatataaatgcatgtTCTTTATTTAAGCAATAAAATTGTTCTTAACTAAATCTACTGAACATGGCTATTGCATGATATTGTTCTTGCGCAGCTTGGTGATACTACAATTGTTGTGTTGCAGTGTAAAATGTAATGCTGTCAGTGTTACATCTACGtgctaaatgaaaataaaattgcaaTGTGAGATAAATATGCAgagttagaaaaaataaattcagaaataaGGCAAATTAAGGAATGAATAAGTAAATATATTATCTATACATTTTATGGATGACTTTCGTCAAAGTGTGCAAAAATGATCGtggtattgtttttgtttttatgtatttctttcttttcaccTAGGCAAAGGTCGCTGTAAAAAGTAAACGGTAATTTGATATCATAATTGTTATAAACCATGGTCTTTGCAATTGAAAGATTGTTTATTTTACAGgtaaaggaaacaaatattcttttcatttcatatcttttttatcagtttgaaaatttcttacagtatttaagaaataataaaggtctagctcatttagtgatttgtcgttaaataaaatcattgtttggagttaagaCGGGAAAAAATCATAATAATACGCAtatgaacgacaaacaatgattgtatgcaagagcaaatcactatatgagatatattatttcaagttTAACACGTTTCCAAggacatttttgtatatttacgtctttcactaaatatttgcctgttttctgtttgtttctgtTCCAGCGCGCGCGCCGCTATgtcgtttgacgccatgacgtaataattgtgacgtcagaaaaattaaTTGTTGCACAATAACACACaaatttcagcttttttttttttgcttacattttattatttgcGAGTATCACGGAAGTTATATCACTTTCAGGAAAAGTCCTACAAGCAGTTAGGAAGATCGTCGGGATCATGGAAGACACAAGTTAGGCCAAAGGCAAGGTATATATCAGTCAGTTTATTTGAAAACttctgtttactttaatttttggCTAAACTGTAAAAACATAATATGGgcaaatatatattacataaacTATAGAACGCTTAGCTGCTCCTACGAATATAGCTCACTATGTTGAAAGCTGATTTCCCTTTCAAATTTAGGGCTTCTAATAAGACAAATACAAGATATAAcaaaataccagatttatatattttatgtaactgGAAAAACGGTATAATAGTTTAAAATTTATGTGAATTGAAGACATGACAAAGCTCTGCAGAGCAAATCTTTActgaatttctttctttctttcgtAGACGAACCTTAAATTCccattaataaaatatatgtttatcaaaccttcttttgtctgaattttCCAACAAGAAATGCCAACCAGGTACACTTTATAGACTTTTAGCACAATAATTTTCAAGTTACACATCACAACATCTTTggatattttacatcaaaatctctgTCTAAATGCTCGTCTGTAAATCAAACTGTAATGATAACAAATGCATTGTACCACGGCATTTGTCAGCAAACTACATCGACTATTGATTCTCATTTGAGCCCTGTACagctaaaaatacatttaaagttgtTCTTGACGATTAGTGATTTGAATATTTGCCTTTTTATCTTATACCTGCTTTACATGAAATTTCCGTAGCcataataattttgaaactttgtGTACTTCGTATTAAAACTAAAGCACTCTGTTATCTTTGAAATCCTTTTTGCACCAGGTATTCACATATAAAGAAACCAAAGGTCAAGGAGCTTGCAAAAagatgtgacattaaacccagcAAACTCATCTCAACACGGTACTCAATGGACATTCTGTTAAGCCATTctcatattttaaacaaaaatgtgttaGTTTGGGAAGGcagtttttataaaataactGGTATCTATTAAGAACTAATAATTTATTGCACCACTTTTCGATGGTTGATTTCATATTATTCTGAATTTCAAAGTGATTTCTTGTTGTACTATATTGGTggatgcacacacacacacacgctcaCGCACACACTAACAAGCACTCAGACATACACTGCCGTGCGTTTTCCTATGCAGAGACTTCATTCATTTTGCAGTTGGATTTTTCTCTTCCACAAATATGTCTATGTCTAtccattttcaaaacatattatattGGCCAGTAACGTGTTCTTAGCGTCTACATTCAGTGTTAATCATTAAGACTTACTTACTGTGTTAGTGACACAATAAACCCAACCAACAAAATAACCAACGAACTGTATCTCcatgaatttgatgaaaattgtctgatttttcgaggaatttaaattttatttaaggactttttatattttaataactgaaatagatttatttagTTTATGCTATTTTTTAAATTCGAATCTTTTGAAAGCTTTCAGATTCTTTAAAATTACAATCAGAAAAGCAGTACTACTGTCATCCTTGAAGACGTTGTCGTGACCTCGGAGAGTTGTTATGAATTCACGACCTCTGCTCCTCGAATAATAAGTTGTTTTATCTCATTTTGaaagaaagtttctttttttcagcGAGTTGTACTCTACTTCGATTACGAGTGGGACCTTTGAGGATGTTTTAAAAGATGTACATTTCGAAGAAATGGTTACCggaaaagagaaaatgatataatattatgATGCGTCAGTGTGCATCTTGATTACAACTTCgcaaaatgaacaaatacatCGCAACACCGTTCTTCCTACTATTGTCTCTATATCTGAGCACTACGCTCGGATATTCGGAAAAGCTTTACAAAAACAACTCGGACTTTACATGTGACTTCAGTAATAGCTCTTTGAAACTAGTCATAAACAATGGTTTCATCGAAGAAAATGTTATAAAGTGTTTAGAAACTTATAATTATACAGAAACACTGGTAATTAGTAACAGTAGATTAAAGACTATTCCAGAATATTTAAATATAGTAAACATGCTTAGAAATTTAGACTTATCACACAATGAAATATCCACAGTTACATTTAATGCATCAGAGCAAATTTGTAAAAACCTAACACAACTTCAGTTGGATAACAATGATATTCGTGTATTACGATCAGGACATCTTGATTGTTTAGAATCTCTAGAGAAACTTTCGCTAGCAAACAATAACTTACAAGTAATCGAGAATGGgacatttaatgtcaaattaaagGCGTTAGATTATATCCACCTTGTTAGCAACAACCTGACATCTGTTGACTTAAGTCTAGTTAGCAAACTCCTATTGTCGAAAAAGACACATGTAATAGTGAATGCCTCATTAAACAGTATAAGTTCAATCACAAATTCTATTAATATTACAATAGAACACTTTTCCAGTTTAACCGATATTGGCTTTGTACTTACACATAATAATATAACGACTGTTGACAaagaatattatttcaaaatgcttAATGTTACACACCCATACCAACAGCTGCTTAATATGTGGAACTGTGGAATTGATGCACGTTTTAATCCGTTTATTTGTGATTGTACGCTCTTTCCTTTAGCCTCAGCGCTTAGAGAGTTTTATACAATGTTTAAGGATCACGATAATCCTAATTTTGCAATAACGTGTGGAAGTCCTAAACGTTTGCAATCGAAGCGGGTTCGCAATGTACAAGCTGACCAATTTAACTGCTCAGTCTCTCAAGATTGTCCAGATTCTTGCACTTGTATGAAAACTATCGCCATTGACCTAATTTCCGTCGATTGCAATGATCAGTACCATGCAGATGACCTACCTACAACATGTCCAGACGCAGACaagataaatattaatattaaatcaGATAATGTGACTAGAATCTCCTATAGAGGTTATCTTTGCAATGTGACAATTTTTGATGTCTCACAATGTGCCATTGCTGATGTAGACCCGACCATCGCCGATGTCTTGGCAGGCGCAAGAAATAGTTCGATATACTTACATGATAATAATTTGGAAACTATTCCAAAAACATTTCAGAACTTTAATTTTAGTGAAGGACAAGTTTTAACCATTGATGGAAATCCATTCAACTGCGACTGCCATACATTATGGATGAAACAATGGCTTTTGTTaaacaaaaatcacatttatcaccaaaataaaatattatgtgcAACTGGACCCGGCAAAGGTAAGCCAATCGTTGAAGTTCCGGACAGCAACTTTGTTTGTCAAACAAGTCTTACATTCGTTGACATATTATTCATTACCGTTGGATCACTGTTAGTTATTATCATACTTGTATCAAtcactgtttgcaaaataaacagCATCCAAGTTTTTATGATATCGCATTTTAACATTTGTAAAAGCTGTTTCCGGAAAAGAAAACACCGGCGTTTACGATATGATATCTTTATACTACACTCATGTGAAGACGACGAGATAATAGAAGTTGTTACAAATAATCTGGAACATCATGATCCGCCATATAAAGTATGCATTGGAGAGAGAAACTTTGAACCTGGCAAAACAATATCTGAAAACATACTTGTTGCAATAGAATCTAGTCATACGACTTTACTCGTCATCTCAAACAATTTTCTTAGAAGTGCTTGGTGCAATATGGAATTCCGAGAAGCCCATATGAGATTCCTAAGAGATAGGAATATAAACATGGTGCCAGTTATTTTAGAGGATCTAGATACGTCCCTTGTTTACGAGGAGTTGAAATTATACTTAGAAACGCACGTGTATATAAAATACAGTGACAAACACTTTTGGGCAAAACTTTTGCAATGGCTTCCCATAATGATTACAAGTGATCCTTCTTGCGACGAACAATCTCCGCTAATTTCAAAGATGAAATAGATTATTACTGTTGTAAATAGATCTCGCAAACTTGACACAAGCGATAACGTTTAAGACAGACAAACACTGTAGTCTTCCGGTGTTTAAAAATTTAGAATTGTTCCAATGAATACGGTTTGTACTTTAGGTATTTTCAGTATTTAcactatatcctttccgcagccttaacatactaaaacgtattagtGTCTGATGGCCCTtccacgcttccgtagaaacaacatttattacacaaaacttattttgaaaatatttctgaaatgtctaggtctgcagctctcaaatacggttatatcttacatctgaggcatatactgacactctcagacaacatcagaaaagaagtccacgcgcatataTTTAGACGGGGTGAATCCTGCGCGTGACTCCTGACTaactacgaatcaaaatgcgtctttcgttttcaagtttagcattttctactttcattttattaaatttcggaaacagctgaaggtcgagtgacgttattttctgtgttgtttttgtcaaaaacatacatatgcctggcgagattgcataaatatgtcctggccgtcctaaggatatatatTTACCAAAAcctaattacaaatgtatgtgaTCACACGAAACAGTACAAACCCCACGAGAGAAAAATATCACACGGGAAGACCGAATTTGAAATTGTACCAAGAATTCATATTTAGGACACGGTCAATTATTTCTTTACGAGTCTACAATTTGATAAGCTATTGAAAGATCAAAGAAAGTAAAACAAGAACAACAGGTAGCTGATTTTGCAAATATTTCGAATTTGCAATTTGTTAGTTTCGAAACCTGTAGTTTTAAACAttatatgatattattttattagtaCGTGATTAATTAACGCTTAGAAGTTTATCTTTCTGTATGTAATTTTCATTTGTCTGTTTAAGGATtgtttcatttaatgattttacaaagaTACACAGTCTTTTTGCTAAAGTAATAATTTGTATCTGTTTAGTATCCCATTTTATTCCGTGTCAGCATATGAGCTGGTGACTCAGGTCACAGTTTGACACAAAGATGTGCCTTTATCAAATCACATAATTATATgctaataaaaataatgaaaaggacagatgatatttttaaaattgaaaggtCTGCACAGACAAATCTAATGACATTTTGTATACAATTTAGAATGCTTTTTGTTGAAACTAATACATAATACCCGGTAAGCATATAAAACAGTACTATTAAATGTTGTATTTGTATGAAATTTCGTTAAGTTTATTAAGTCGGTATTAATTTAagtttgtattttctaatatcaCACAGGAAATGATAGCATGTGAAATGGCATGATAAATGAGCCACTCGACATTACGCACTGCACAATGCAATGTAACCTCCAATTTATATTGATTGCCATTGACATTGTCTTATGACTAAGTGATAACAAATACTTGAATCTTGAATATGTATAATAATCTTAGTGTACATTTGTTTGCTTTATTATCATGTGATGTAAGAATTAATATAAGtaaacgttttatgaaataaaatgcatgGACACTGTATCCAAATCAGTTTTACTTATTAATATTgccaatgttttttttaaaatataagatgACCAATATTACTGCGTTTATGCAACCAAACATCGTATATACTACGAGGGGTACTTATTACGTGACAGAAGTTGATTTAGCTTTACTAGATTCagttatttcttttgcaaacttTATTATAACTAGTTTGTCCTGTATAGGATTGTTATGCtgtatatatagatagatagatttatttcaacataaaatgtacaatttacatggcgacttataattaaaacatacaatcaaacaataaacaaacatgtatgaattaatatagccatgtcaatcaacattatatgttaaggataacacaaaaaagagttaaaataaactcttatttccattgtggtccttaataCGACTCCTGTATGACTAGAATATTAGGATAATCATAGGGTACCAGAAATTCTAAAAGCAACAAAGGGAGTAAGTtctagaatatatttcaagggagataattttatctgaaaagtaGTTTGGCACTGTGactgatatagagaaatatctcactgatatttttcagtacttcgccagttagcataaaataataaGAGCTAATATATACGCGCTTCCTATAGACTGTGATGTTAACTTTTTTATATTGCTCTAATTTAAGACGTTCTTTATCAAACGTTATTACAcgatttcttatatatatatatatatatatatatatatatatatatatataagtgagatattaaagaaaaaacatcaacgaaatgcctttcaaacacactggatcccggaaggatacaagaccataaagataaaattatagagtatgagaaaaaatatatgttcaaacagtgtcaaaagtttaattataaacccgagcgctttcggctttttaaaaaagcctttttcaagggtagcataaatcaaaacaacacagcaacggcgtaaataccgcctgtatagttcgatatataaatgctcaatgaacatatcgatcaacagaatgagtgataaataaaaatagcggttttataaaaatagagcgtttttgattggttccctgtatttttcctgaggatttctttcattggttttgtgtttaacgccgttttcaacagagaaggtagcggaaaaagaaaatctatgttgTGGTCGATGgtaattaaaaactatgtccgaTTGCCTGAAGTGATTTAATATCTGCTAATATGAACTACTAGTATCTGTGTTTTTAATCTTAGTGGGGAAAATAATGCTTCAGCAGGCTAATCTAGTCTCCCTTATTGATGCCTATAGGTTGTAAGGTGTTGAGACGGCGGATCCAGTAAGTTTCTCTTTCCTTTCTTTGcttatccgtccatctgtcattGAATTCAATGCAACATAGTAGGATATCCGCAAAGGTGTGACTCTCCATGTTAAAATGTTCAGCTACCGGCGACCGATTGAATTTGCGTGTTTTCCAGTCAGATCTGTGGAGATTCATTCGCTTTGCTAGCGTCTGTTTTGTTTCCCCGACATATTTTTTGTTGCACTTCCTGCATGTCATAAGTTATACTACCTTGTGTCGGGGAAACAAAACAGACGCTAGCAAAGCGAATGAATCTCCACAGATCTGACTGGAAAACACGCAAATTCAATCGGTCGCCGGTAGCACTTGAAGTTGGAGCACTTGAACAAAGTTGGACTGTACTATATTTCGCTGAACAATTATCTATTTGCCGGTACATCCCAATATGTAAACTTTCAAAACCGCAACATCTAAATTAAAGatacatgtttttctttcttcaaaagcATGTAAACTACGTAAATGATGTGAattataatcatatttcattCTTAATTTTAACGAAGTCGCTCATCTGATTttgactgtttgaccttgaatataattatgtacgaCACACTGGATAATGAATTGTTAATCTGTGTTAAGTATaaactagtggcccctaaaagggaccaagagCCGCCATTTGGACAAATTTGGGAGAAGTTCCTACCAACTTTACAataatgccacagaccaagtttgatgaagttccgt from Mercenaria mercenaria strain notata chromosome 2, MADL_Memer_1, whole genome shotgun sequence carries:
- the LOC123564960 gene encoding slit homolog 3 protein-like; this translates as MNKYIATPFFLLLSLYLSTTLGYSEKLYKNNSDFTCDFSNSSLKLVINNGFIEENVIKCLETYNYTETLVISNSRLKTIPEYLNIVNMLRNLDLSHNEISTVTFNASEQICKNLTQLQLDNNDIRVLRSGHLDCLESLEKLSLANNNLQVIENGTFNVKLKALDYIHLVSNNLTSVDLSLVSKLLLSKKTHVIVNASLNSISSITNSINITIEHFSSLTDIGFVLTHNNITTVDKEYYFKMLNVTHPYQQLLNMWNCGIDARFNPFICDCTLFPLASALREFYTMFKDHDNPNFAITCGSPKRLQSKRVRNVQADQFNCSVSQDCPDSCTCMKTIAIDLISVDCNDQYHADDLPTTCPDADKININIKSDNVTRISYRGYLCNVTIFDVSQCAIADVDPTIADVLAGARNSSIYLHDNNLETIPKTFQNFNFSEGQVLTIDGNPFNCDCHTLWMKQWLLLNKNHIYHQNKILCATGPGKGKPIVEVPDSNFVCQTSLTFVDILFITVGSLLVIIILVSITVCKINSIQVFMISHFNICKSCFRKRKHRRLRYDIFILHSCEDDEIIEVVTNNLEHHDPPYKVCIGERNFEPGKTISENILVAIESSHTTLLVISNNFLRSAWCNMEFREAHMRFLRDRNINMVPVILEDLDTSLVYEELKLYLETHVYIKYSDKHFWAKLLQWLPIMITSDPSCDEQSPLISKMK